A DNA window from Gillisia sp. Hel1_33_143 contains the following coding sequences:
- a CDS encoding DUF5606 domain-containing protein, with amino-acid sequence MGLEKILSISGKPGLYELTAQTRGGFVAKSVTDGKKIAVNVRNNVSLLSEIAIYTYTEEVPLGEIFQKISDKEEGKKAIDHKSNKKELEAYFSEILPDYDVERVYQSDIKKVLQWYNLLIDNGFTDFSKGEAKASDEEE; translated from the coding sequence ATGGGTTTAGAAAAAATTTTATCGATTTCCGGGAAACCAGGATTATATGAGTTAACAGCACAAACGCGTGGTGGTTTTGTTGCCAAATCTGTTACAGATGGTAAGAAAATAGCTGTAAATGTGCGTAATAATGTGAGTTTACTTAGCGAAATAGCTATTTATACCTATACAGAAGAAGTTCCTTTAGGAGAGATCTTTCAAAAGATTTCAGACAAAGAGGAAGGTAAAAAAGCTATAGATCATAAATCTAATAAGAAAGAATTAGAAGCTTATTTTTCTGAGATCCTTCCAGATTATGATGTGGAAAGAGTTTACCAAAGTGATATAAAAAAAGTGTTACAATGGTATAATCTATTAATTGACAATGGATTTACCGATTTTTCTAAAGGTGAAGCAAAAGCTTCAGACGAAGAAGAATAG
- a CDS encoding L-threonylcarbamoyladenylate synthase encodes MENNIKQEIEICLEILKKGGLILYPTDTVWGIGCDATNSEAVDKIYKLKKRSDSKAMICLVNSLRMLEQFVDQVPDAAYPIIEHSSKPTTIIYDNPLRVANNLVAADDTLGIRVTKDKFCEQLIYQFRKPIVSTSANISGGPTPNSFSQISPEILKGVDYVVNLHHSKNSGPPSAIIKLGNDRSVKVIRK; translated from the coding sequence ATGGAAAATAACATCAAACAGGAAATAGAGATTTGTCTGGAAATTCTTAAAAAAGGAGGTCTTATACTCTATCCAACAGATACCGTATGGGGAATTGGTTGCGATGCTACAAATTCTGAAGCTGTAGATAAGATCTATAAACTTAAGAAAAGAAGTGATAGTAAAGCGATGATCTGTTTAGTGAATAGCCTTAGAATGCTAGAGCAATTTGTAGATCAGGTGCCAGATGCAGCATATCCAATTATAGAGCATTCCTCAAAACCAACTACAATAATATATGACAATCCTTTAAGAGTTGCGAATAATCTGGTAGCAGCAGACGATACTTTGGGAATAAGAGTTACTAAAGATAAATTTTGTGAACAGCTTATCTATCAATTTAGAAAACCTATAGTTTCCACTTCTGCCAATATTAGTGGAGGACCAACACCTAATTCTTTTTCTCAAATTTCTCCTGAAATTTTAAAAGGTGTGGACTATGTAGTAAATTTGCATCATTCTAAAAATTCAGGTCCTCCATCGGCTATTATTAAGCTTGGAAACGATAGATCTGTAAAAGTGATACGCAAATAA
- the mazG gene encoding nucleoside triphosphate pyrophosphohydrolase codes for MNSRKDQLLAFDRLLTIMDELRAQCPWDKKQTMESLRHLTIEEVYELGDAILDKDQEEIKKELGDVLLHLVFYAKIGSETNDFDIADVANSICEKLISRHPHIYGDVKVENEEDVKRNWETLKLKEGKKSVLEGVPKSLPALVKASRIQEKVKGVGFDWEEPQQVFEKLQEELGELQHEIDTNDKDKMEAEFGDVLFSMVNYARFLNINPENALERTNKKFIKRFQYLEEKAIQINKPLSEMSLAEMDIFWNEAKLL; via the coding sequence ATGAACTCCAGAAAAGACCAACTTTTAGCATTTGATAGACTTCTAACAATTATGGATGAATTGCGAGCGCAATGTCCTTGGGATAAAAAGCAAACAATGGAGTCTTTAAGACATCTTACTATAGAAGAGGTGTATGAGTTAGGAGATGCTATTTTAGATAAAGATCAAGAAGAGATCAAGAAAGAGCTTGGAGATGTGCTGCTACATCTTGTGTTCTACGCAAAAATAGGTAGTGAAACTAACGATTTTGATATAGCTGATGTCGCGAATTCCATTTGTGAAAAGTTAATTAGTAGGCATCCACATATCTACGGCGATGTTAAAGTGGAGAATGAAGAGGATGTAAAAAGGAATTGGGAGACATTAAAATTGAAAGAAGGTAAGAAAAGTGTATTAGAAGGTGTTCCTAAATCTCTGCCAGCACTTGTTAAGGCTAGTAGAATTCAAGAAAAAGTAAAAGGTGTGGGTTTTGATTGGGAAGAGCCTCAACAGGTATTTGAAAAGCTACAAGAGGAATTAGGAGAACTCCAACATGAGATAGATACTAATGATAAGGATAAGATGGAAGCAGAATTTGGAGATGTTCTCTTCTCTATGGTAAACTATGCAAGATTTTTGAATATCAACCCGGAAAATGCTTTAGAACGTACCAATAAAAAATTCATTAAAAGGTTTCAATATTTAGAAGAGAAAGCTATCCAGATCAATAAACCTTTAAGTGAGATGAGCCTGGCAGAAATGGATATCTTCTGGAATGAAGCTAAGTTGCTCTAG
- a CDS encoding lipopolysaccharide kinase InaA family protein, producing the protein MKAKFSQNYLSENIEISQIIEDFDATGTTLYDDRNTIKIFDHKGDVLNIKRFKVPNAVNKIAYKFFRKSKAERSFNYAQELLKREIDTPAPVAYFEEQLPFTFGTSYFVSKHITYDLTYRELVQEPNFKDHEKILRAFTRFTYELHQKGVLFLDHSPGNTLIQINDGSYKFYLVDLNRMIFKDLTEEDRLKNFSRLSPKKEMVEVMANEYAKLISKPSAEIFGKMWAYTTAFQEQIERKNRLKQKFRK; encoded by the coding sequence ATGAAAGCTAAGTTCAGCCAGAATTATTTATCAGAAAATATCGAGATCTCTCAAATTATTGAAGATTTCGATGCTACCGGCACCACTCTCTATGATGATAGAAATACAATAAAGATCTTTGATCATAAGGGTGATGTTTTAAACATCAAAAGGTTTAAGGTGCCTAATGCGGTAAACAAGATTGCGTACAAATTCTTCAGAAAATCTAAGGCAGAGCGTTCTTTCAATTATGCACAGGAGTTACTAAAGAGAGAGATAGATACACCAGCACCCGTGGCTTATTTTGAGGAGCAGTTGCCTTTTACTTTTGGAACAAGCTACTTTGTGAGCAAGCATATAACGTATGATCTTACCTATAGAGAGCTAGTACAAGAACCAAATTTTAAAGATCACGAAAAGATCTTGAGGGCGTTTACCAGATTTACTTATGAGCTGCATCAAAAAGGAGTGTTGTTTTTAGACCACTCTCCGGGTAATACGCTTATTCAGATTAATGATGGTTCGTATAAATTCTATCTGGTAGATCTTAATAGAATGATCTTTAAAGATCTTACTGAAGAAGACAGACTTAAAAATTTCAGTCGACTTTCTCCAAAAAAGGAAATGGTAGAAGTTATGGCAAATGAATATGCTAAACTCATCAGTAAACCATCTGCAGAGATCTTTGGTAAAATGTGGGCATACACTACCGCTTTTCAGGAACAGATAGAAAGAAAGAATAGATTAAAGCAAAAATTTAGAAAGTAG
- a CDS encoding CCA tRNA nucleotidyltransferase: protein MPNKKNYSQALQHPIFKVISQATAELQIDSYVIGGFVRDLLLERGEHKDIDIVAVGSGIELAKKVSSLLDHNPKVQIFKNYGTAMLHAYDMEIEFVGARKESYNLESRNPVVEDGTLEDDQDRRDFTINALALSLNENNYGELLDPFNGLEDLSTKLIRTPLDPDITYSDDPLRMMRAIRFATQLNFRIEPESLEAITRNKERIKIISGERIVVEINKILMSEKPSIGFALLHKTALLPIIMPQLTALEGIEEIEGQKHKDNFWHTLEVVDNISENTNNLWLRWAALLHDIGKAPTKKFHKKIGWTFHGHEFVGAKMVYKLFKHMKLPLNEKMKYVQKLVLMSSRPIVIADEKVTDSAVRRLVFDAGEEIEDLMTLCEADITTKNPKRFKKYHNNFKKVRIKLREVEERDHVRNFQPPVSGEEIMETFNLKPSREIGMIKDAIKEAILEGEIANDYDAARNYMLKKGEELGLKQA, encoded by the coding sequence ATGCCCAATAAAAAGAATTACAGTCAAGCACTTCAGCATCCCATCTTTAAAGTAATTTCTCAGGCTACTGCAGAGCTTCAAATAGATAGTTATGTAATTGGCGGATTTGTAAGAGACCTTTTACTGGAACGCGGTGAACATAAGGATATAGATATAGTTGCAGTTGGAAGTGGTATAGAGCTAGCTAAAAAGGTCTCCTCCTTACTAGACCATAACCCTAAAGTACAGATCTTCAAGAATTATGGAACCGCCATGCTTCATGCCTATGATATGGAAATTGAATTTGTTGGTGCCAGGAAAGAGAGCTACAATTTAGAGAGTAGAAATCCGGTGGTAGAAGATGGAACTTTGGAAGATGATCAGGACAGAAGAGATTTCACTATTAATGCACTGGCTTTAAGTCTTAATGAAAATAACTATGGAGAACTCCTAGATCCCTTTAACGGATTAGAAGATCTTAGTACCAAACTGATAAGAACTCCACTAGATCCCGATATCACTTATTCTGATGATCCTTTGAGAATGATGAGAGCTATACGCTTTGCAACTCAATTAAATTTTAGGATAGAACCAGAATCTCTGGAAGCCATTACTAGAAATAAAGAAAGAATAAAGATCATTTCTGGAGAACGGATTGTTGTAGAGATCAACAAAATTTTAATGTCTGAAAAACCTTCTATAGGATTTGCGTTACTTCATAAAACAGCGTTATTGCCTATTATTATGCCTCAGCTTACTGCTTTGGAAGGTATTGAAGAAATAGAAGGACAAAAACATAAAGACAACTTTTGGCATACGTTAGAAGTTGTTGATAATATTTCAGAAAATACCAATAATCTTTGGCTTAGATGGGCTGCCTTATTACATGACATAGGAAAAGCTCCAACAAAGAAATTTCACAAGAAAATTGGATGGACTTTTCACGGACATGAATTTGTGGGTGCGAAAATGGTGTACAAGCTTTTTAAACATATGAAACTTCCATTAAACGAGAAGATGAAGTATGTTCAGAAGTTAGTTCTTATGAGTTCTCGACCTATTGTAATTGCAGATGAAAAAGTTACAGACTCTGCAGTACGAAGGTTAGTTTTTGATGCCGGGGAAGAGATAGAAGATCTTATGACACTTTGTGAGGCAGATATTACTACCAAAAATCCAAAAAGATTTAAGAAGTATCATAATAACTTTAAAAAGGTTCGGATAAAATTAAGAGAGGTTGAAGAGCGCGATCATGTAAGGAATTTCCAGCCACCTGTTTCCGGGGAAGAGATCATGGAAACTTTTAATCTTAAGCCTTCTCGAGAGATCGGGATGATTAAAGATGCTATAAAAGAAGCTATTCTAGAAGGTGAAATTGCCAATGATTATGATGCTGCTAGAAACTACATGCTTAAAAAAGGAGAAGAACTAGGCTTAAAGCAGGCTTGA
- a CDS encoding 2,3,4,5-tetrahydropyridine-2,6-dicarboxylate N-succinyltransferase gives MTNLEAIITKAWEDRSLLNEEETTNAIREVISLLDEGKLRVAEPLGDKWQVNEWVKKAVVLYFPIQKMETLEAGIFEYHDKIPLKTGYKEKGIRVVPNAVARHGAYISSGVILMPSYVNIGAYVDEGTMVDTWATVGSCAQIGKNVHLSGGVGIGGVLEPLQAAPVIIEDNAFIGSRCIVVEGIRVEKEAVLGANVVLTASTKIIDVTGDEPKEFKGYVPARSVVIPGSYTKKFPAGEFQVPCALIIGQRKESTNKKTSLNDALREYNVAV, from the coding sequence ATGACCAATTTAGAAGCAATTATCACCAAAGCTTGGGAGGACAGAAGCTTGTTGAATGAGGAAGAGACCACCAATGCAATAAGAGAAGTGATCTCTTTATTAGATGAAGGAAAATTAAGAGTTGCAGAACCTTTAGGAGATAAATGGCAAGTTAATGAATGGGTTAAGAAGGCGGTAGTGCTGTATTTTCCAATTCAGAAAATGGAAACCTTAGAGGCTGGTATTTTTGAATATCATGATAAAATTCCTTTAAAAACCGGATATAAAGAAAAAGGAATTAGAGTTGTTCCTAATGCTGTTGCCAGACATGGTGCATATATTTCTAGTGGTGTTATATTAATGCCTAGTTATGTAAATATTGGAGCATATGTAGATGAGGGCACAATGGTAGATACCTGGGCAACTGTTGGGAGTTGCGCTCAAATTGGAAAGAATGTACACTTAAGTGGTGGAGTTGGAATTGGAGGCGTTTTAGAACCTCTTCAAGCAGCACCGGTAATTATAGAAGATAACGCTTTTATAGGTTCCAGATGTATAGTTGTTGAAGGAATAAGAGTAGAAAAAGAGGCTGTTCTGGGAGCAAATGTCGTACTTACAGCTTCTACAAAGATCATAGATGTAACTGGAGATGAGCCAAAAGAATTTAAAGGATATGTTCCTGCTCGTTCTGTGGTGATTCCTGGAAGCTATACCAAGAAATTTCCTGCAGGAGAATTTCAGGTGCCATGCGCTTTAATAATAGGACAAAGAAAAGAAAGCACCAATAAGAAAACTTCCTTGAACGACGCATTAAGGGAATATAATGTAGCTGTATAA
- a CDS encoding glycosyltransferase family 9 protein yields MKILIIQMKMIGDVLTSSILFEAIRSRYPDAELHYLIYKHTLPVVENNPFIDKYIIFDPDVQKSAKGLIKMIHIVKEEKYDVVIDVYSKINSAAITMRSGASEKISFKKWYTKNAYSKRYRPATKSETPAGLAIENRMLLLKGLGKSFPKALKPKIYLTQEEKDKAKQLLMVNGIDLQQPLYMIGILGSSESKSYPKPYMAMLLNYIVAQTKAQLIINYIPSQKDTVLEILELCEEETRAQINLAVYGKNLREFMALTSYCNAIIGNEGGAVNMAKALSIPSFSIFSPQIFKADWNLYEDGLKNVGVHLNDYRPELFIEKDKKDLRKEAYQWYWIFKPDFIYPDLKLFLDRNK; encoded by the coding sequence TTGAAAATACTTATCATACAGATGAAAATGATTGGGGACGTACTTACGTCCTCAATTCTATTTGAGGCAATACGCTCCAGATACCCAGATGCTGAACTTCATTATTTGATCTATAAGCATACGCTCCCGGTGGTAGAGAACAATCCGTTTATAGATAAATACATCATATTTGATCCTGACGTGCAAAAATCTGCAAAAGGTTTGATTAAGATGATCCACATTGTTAAAGAAGAGAAGTATGATGTTGTTATTGATGTCTATTCTAAAATAAATTCTGCAGCTATCACTATGAGAAGTGGAGCTTCAGAGAAGATTTCTTTTAAGAAATGGTACACAAAAAATGCCTATTCAAAAAGATATAGACCCGCTACAAAATCTGAAACACCAGCAGGTTTGGCTATTGAAAATAGAATGCTATTATTAAAGGGACTAGGAAAAAGTTTCCCAAAAGCTCTCAAACCTAAGATCTATCTAACTCAGGAAGAGAAAGACAAGGCGAAGCAACTTTTGATGGTTAATGGAATAGACCTTCAGCAGCCTTTGTATATGATAGGTATTTTGGGGAGTTCAGAAAGTAAATCTTATCCCAAACCATATATGGCCATGCTATTGAATTATATTGTGGCTCAAACCAAGGCTCAACTCATAATTAATTACATCCCTTCACAAAAAGATACTGTTCTAGAAATTTTAGAATTGTGTGAAGAAGAAACCCGAGCTCAAATAAATCTAGCTGTTTACGGAAAGAATCTTAGAGAATTTATGGCGCTAACCAGCTACTGCAATGCGATTATAGGTAATGAAGGCGGTGCTGTTAATATGGCCAAAGCTTTAAGCATACCAAGCTTCTCCATATTTAGCCCACAAATATTTAAAGCCGACTGGAATTTATATGAAGACGGTTTAAAAAATGTAGGGGTTCATCTAAATGATTATAGACCGGAACTATTTATAGAAAAAGATAAAAAAGACCTTCGAAAAGAAGCTTACCAATGGTATTGGATCTTTAAACCAGATTTTATCTATCCAGATCTGAAATTGTTCTTAGATCGAAATAAATAG
- the ruvX gene encoding Holliday junction resolvase RuvX, translated as MARIMALDYGAKRTGIAITDEMQIIASGLATVPTSELLVYLEKYFTSENVELVLMGQPKQMDYSDSQSEPAILEFLKKFALKFPDMEVKRVDERFTSKMAVKTMIDSGLKKKKRQNKALVDEISATIILQSYLYK; from the coding sequence ATGGCTAGAATAATGGCTTTAGATTATGGAGCTAAGCGCACAGGAATAGCAATTACAGATGAGATGCAGATCATAGCATCTGGTCTTGCTACAGTGCCTACTTCAGAATTGTTGGTCTACCTTGAAAAATATTTTACTTCAGAAAATGTGGAGTTGGTATTAATGGGGCAGCCAAAACAAATGGACTACTCCGATTCTCAAAGTGAACCGGCAATTTTAGAGTTCTTAAAAAAGTTTGCTCTTAAATTTCCAGATATGGAGGTTAAAAGAGTAGATGAAAGATTCACTTCTAAAATGGCCGTAAAAACCATGATAGATAGCGGATTGAAAAAGAAAAAGCGCCAGAATAAGGCTTTGGTAGATGAAATTAGCGCTACCATAATTTTACAATCTTATTTGTATAAATAA
- the def gene encoding peptide deformylase produces MILSIVAYGDPVLKKKCKDIPKDYPKLDELINNMWDTMYNAYGVGLAAPQVGLPVRMFMIDPAPFADDEEMDEEEVTQLKNLRKTFINPQIVEEEGEEWAFNEGCLSIPDVREDVFRKPKITIEYMDENFEPKRETYDGLAARVIQHEYDHIEGILFTDKLSSLKKRLIKGKLSNIAKGKVHADYKMRFPLMKKGR; encoded by the coding sequence ATGATTTTATCAATTGTTGCGTACGGAGATCCCGTTCTAAAGAAAAAATGTAAAGATATCCCCAAAGATTATCCAAAATTGGATGAATTGATCAATAATATGTGGGATACTATGTACAACGCCTATGGTGTTGGGCTTGCTGCCCCTCAAGTGGGATTGCCAGTACGTATGTTCATGATAGATCCTGCTCCTTTTGCAGATGATGAGGAAATGGATGAAGAAGAAGTAACGCAATTAAAAAATCTTAGAAAAACGTTTATCAATCCACAAATAGTAGAAGAAGAGGGTGAGGAATGGGCGTTTAATGAGGGTTGTTTGAGTATTCCGGATGTAAGAGAAGATGTTTTTAGAAAACCAAAAATCACCATAGAATATATGGATGAGAACTTTGAGCCTAAGAGAGAAACTTATGATGGTTTAGCAGCAAGAGTTATTCAGCACGAGTATGATCATATTGAAGGTATCTTGTTCACAGATAAATTATCGAGTTTAAAGAAAAGGCTTATCAAAGGAAAACTTAGTAATATTGCTAAGGGAAAGGTACATGCAGACTACAAAATGAGATTTCCATTAATGAAAAAAGGGCGTTGA
- a CDS encoding COX15/CtaA family protein, which translates to MYRKLVKLSLALVYLVIIAGALVRMTGSGMGCPDWPKCFGYYIPPTEVSEIEFKSEHDYEKGQVIIVDEALQVAATDFRSGDTYNPSNWNTYTKHDYAIFNPWHTWVEYLNRLAGALAGIVILIMAALSFSKWKIKKRITLLSWLTVFLMGFQAWLGATVVYSVLSPVKITVHMLMALVIVAILLYLMQLTTLNTSSKFKNKAFQSLMFFAIIFTLIQITSGTQVRQLIDEQIKLLGYGTNQQWLENPSLTFYVHRSFSILILLVNLLLWRQNKKLSLGFNKMNWIIGLIFAEILTGMAMYYLDFPVLSQPLHLVIATLLFGFQFYILLEVLRAPKKAKSL; encoded by the coding sequence ATGTATAGAAAATTAGTAAAATTATCACTCGCCTTAGTCTACCTTGTAATTATTGCAGGTGCTTTAGTAAGAATGACCGGATCTGGAATGGGTTGTCCAGACTGGCCTAAATGCTTTGGATATTATATTCCTCCTACCGAGGTTTCTGAAATTGAGTTTAAATCAGAACATGATTACGAAAAAGGTCAGGTAATTATAGTTGATGAAGCTCTACAGGTAGCTGCTACAGATTTTAGATCGGGTGATACTTATAACCCTTCTAATTGGAATACCTATACCAAACATGATTATGCCATTTTCAATCCCTGGCACACTTGGGTAGAGTATCTCAATAGACTTGCTGGGGCCCTTGCCGGAATTGTGATCTTAATTATGGCAGCACTCTCGTTTTCAAAATGGAAGATCAAAAAGCGAATTACATTATTATCATGGCTTACCGTCTTTTTAATGGGATTCCAAGCCTGGCTTGGCGCAACAGTTGTTTACTCTGTACTCTCTCCGGTAAAGATCACCGTGCATATGCTTATGGCGTTAGTAATAGTTGCAATTTTATTGTATTTAATGCAATTAACAACACTTAATACGTCTTCAAAATTTAAAAATAAAGCATTTCAAAGTTTGATGTTTTTTGCCATAATTTTTACGCTTATACAGATAACCTCTGGTACACAGGTAAGGCAACTTATAGATGAGCAAATAAAACTATTAGGTTATGGCACCAATCAGCAATGGTTAGAAAATCCATCGCTCACCTTCTACGTTCATCGATCATTCTCTATACTTATCTTATTAGTAAACCTATTACTTTGGAGACAAAATAAAAAATTATCACTTGGTTTCAATAAGATGAACTGGATAATAGGTTTGATATTTGCTGAAATTCTTACCGGAATGGCAATGTATTATCTAGATTTTCCGGTTCTTTCTCAACCTTTACATCTAGTTATTGCTACGTTACTTTTCGGGTTTCAATTTTATATATTATTGGAGGTTTTACGTGCCCCTAAAAAGGCTAAAAGTTTGTAA
- a CDS encoding IS1096 element passenger TnpR family protein, whose product MIYRFRVILDAEEDVFRDIELLEESTLEDFHNSIINAFGFDGSEMASFYISDDTWNQGEEISQFDLSDEEGSIRLMNETTLDSVVSESQTKLIYVYDFLSMWTFLIELAEIAEPEDGRDYPNLMFVHGQIPMEAPDKEFVAEKDGFDDDDFDDDFDLEDYDDLPFDDNWN is encoded by the coding sequence ATGATTTATCGATTTAGAGTTATTTTGGATGCTGAAGAGGATGTTTTTAGAGACATTGAACTTTTAGAAGAAAGTACTTTGGAAGATTTCCATAACTCCATAATCAATGCTTTTGGATTTGATGGTTCAGAAATGGCCTCTTTTTATATAAGTGATGACACCTGGAACCAAGGGGAAGAGATCTCACAATTCGACCTTTCTGACGAGGAAGGATCTATACGCCTCATGAACGAGACAACCTTAGATTCTGTAGTATCAGAATCTCAGACCAAGCTTATATACGTGTACGACTTTTTAAGCATGTGGACCTTTCTTATAGAACTTGCTGAAATTGCAGAGCCCGAAGATGGAAGAGATTACCCAAACCTAATGTTCGTTCATGGACAAATACCTATGGAGGCACCAGATAAAGAATTTGTAGCCGAAAAAGATGGGTTTGACGACGATGATTTTGATGATGATTTTGATCTTGAAGATTATGATGACCTTCCTTTTGACGATAACTGGAATTAA
- a CDS encoding glycosyltransferase family 2 protein — protein MKTALLISTYNWPEALELVLKSLIAQTVLPDEVLIADDGSRDETKALITKFKKESTLNINHVWHEDSGFRRTVILNKAIASTNADYIIQLDGDCIMHSNFIEDHIKNATVGIYLFGSRVNLTEELSAGAVKDQQIDFSFFTKGMTRRTRNIYLPKFGAFYKAKKELSKKVRGCNLSFWQEDFLKINGYNEDMTGWGREDSEMVIRLLNNDIYGKRLRYQGIIYHLWHPQAQRERDTINYEIQLKAEQQKLQTCENGIDKYLP, from the coding sequence ATGAAAACAGCGCTGCTTATTTCTACCTACAACTGGCCAGAAGCCTTAGAATTAGTACTTAAAAGCCTTATTGCTCAAACAGTACTTCCAGATGAGGTACTTATTGCAGATGATGGTTCTAGAGATGAAACAAAAGCGCTTATAACTAAATTTAAAAAAGAATCTACTCTAAATATTAATCACGTATGGCATGAAGATTCGGGGTTTAGAAGAACTGTTATTCTAAACAAAGCTATAGCCAGTACCAATGCAGATTATATTATTCAATTAGATGGAGATTGTATAATGCATTCAAATTTCATTGAAGATCACATAAAAAACGCCACTGTAGGTATCTACTTATTTGGAAGTAGAGTAAATCTAACCGAAGAGCTAAGCGCTGGTGCAGTTAAAGATCAGCAAATAGATTTTAGTTTTTTTACTAAGGGTATGACGCGAAGAACTAGGAATATTTATCTTCCTAAATTTGGAGCATTTTATAAAGCTAAAAAAGAACTTTCTAAGAAAGTACGAGGATGTAATCTTTCTTTCTGGCAGGAAGATTTTTTAAAGATAAATGGTTATAATGAAGATATGACCGGATGGGGTAGGGAAGACTCGGAAATGGTAATAAGATTATTAAATAATGATATCTACGGAAAAAGGCTAAGATACCAAGGCATCATATACCACCTGTGGCATCCCCAGGCCCAAAGAGAGCGAGATACCATCAACTATGAAATTCAATTAAAAGCTGAGCAACAGAAATTACAGACCTGTGAAAATGGAATTGATAAGTATTTGCCTTAG
- a CDS encoding glycosyltransferase family 4 protein, whose translation MKILHLSAVKTWGGGENHIFNLVKTLNSTYPENKNFVLCPNNSALYQKLKENDLSVSTSFLSLKIDPRYSSKIIAICRKEKIDLIHIHDPTALTLSIIADKLYRLPPFVLSKKTSFPIKDRRQTLYKYNYPKIKRILCVSKETRRITSKAIVEKDKLETIYHGTNVSANPYPSSIILREQLNLKEHQILIGNIANHIRAKDLDTFINVIDQLVNVQNKKELHFIQIGAFSKRTDALIHRVRLLHLEDHITFMGFQPIASQLISQFNISVLTSQSEGVPQFIYESFLMKIPVLSTNVGGIPEIIEHGVNGLLAPAHDHIKIANLLITLIDNVSLQENFIHRSHNVLIRSFSTETMAQKTMTTYKSIVNGK comes from the coding sequence ATGAAAATCTTACATCTATCTGCGGTAAAGACCTGGGGAGGTGGAGAAAATCATATTTTCAATCTGGTAAAAACTTTAAACAGCACCTATCCTGAAAATAAGAATTTTGTACTATGCCCCAATAATTCTGCACTTTACCAAAAACTTAAGGAGAATGATCTATCTGTTTCAACTTCATTTTTAAGCTTAAAGATAGACCCAAGATATAGCTCAAAGATCATTGCTATTTGTAGAAAAGAGAAGATTGATCTAATTCATATTCATGATCCAACCGCACTAACACTCTCTATTATAGCAGATAAATTATACCGGCTGCCTCCATTTGTACTCAGTAAAAAAACCTCTTTTCCTATAAAAGATAGAAGACAAACCCTATATAAATACAACTACCCTAAGATAAAGAGGATCCTATGCGTTTCTAAAGAAACTCGGAGAATTACCTCTAAAGCAATAGTAGAAAAAGACAAACTAGAAACCATTTATCATGGTACCAATGTGTCTGCAAATCCATATCCATCTTCTATTATTCTGAGAGAACAGCTAAATCTGAAGGAACATCAAATACTTATTGGAAATATTGCAAATCATATAAGAGCAAAAGACTTAGATACATTTATAAATGTTATAGATCAACTAGTAAACGTTCAAAATAAAAAAGAACTCCATTTTATTCAGATAGGCGCATTTAGTAAAAGAACAGATGCCTTAATACATAGAGTTAGGTTGCTTCATCTGGAAGATCATATAACATTTATGGGCTTCCAGCCAATTGCATCACAGCTCATCTCTCAGTTTAATATTTCTGTATTGACTTCTCAGAGTGAAGGAGTGCCTCAATTTATTTATGAATCTTTTTTAATGAAAATTCCTGTTTTAAGTACTAATGTTGGAGGGATTCCAGAGATCATAGAACATGGAGTAAACGGGTTATTAGCTCCAGCGCATGATCATATTAAAATTGCAAACTTGCTTATAACTTTAATAGACAACGTATCTTTGCAAGAAAATTTTATTCATCGTTCTCATAACGTCCTTATAAGATCTTTTTCTACAGAAACTATGGCGCAAAAAACGATGACTACATATAAAAGCATTGTAAATGGAAAATAA